One genomic region from Equus asinus isolate D_3611 breed Donkey chromosome 10, EquAss-T2T_v2, whole genome shotgun sequence encodes:
- the TXNDC8 gene encoding thioredoxin domain-containing protein 8 isoform X6, whose amino-acid sequence MTCSSAGPSVVVKPFLFGYGFGYLVLSCFWLYLRGCTFHPPQPLPEGRQYPPCAACASEVAGALLLAMVLPSQGSPSGSPRVAWVCVPTLALCRFSTGSGAAAPRPTCAAAAGLSEDAASTAAGGAVFTGVAVAAQGPGSCMQPRLLVEPVGSAATGGWVTGSAVVPEASGRRRHPPPLEAGGRTGAKPRAMSLQYQNVMFAKVDVDESRR is encoded by the exons ATGACTTGTTCCTCAGCGGGCCCATCTGTGGTAGTGAAGCCTTTCTTATTTGGATATGGCTTTGGCTacttggttctgagctgcttctggttgtatctGAGAggctgcactttccaccctccacagCCTCTGCCAGAGGGTCGTCAGtaccctccttgtgctgcttgtgcctctgaggttgctggtgccttgctgcttgcGATGGTGCTGCCGTCTCAAGGGTCACCGTCGGGGTCACCCAGGGTCGCCTGGGTCTGTGTTCCTACACTGGCTCTCTGCAGGTTCTCCACGGGCTCGGGTGCTGCTGCCCCGCGCCCCACCTGCGCTGCTGCTGCCGGGTTGTCTGAGGACGCTGCCAGCACTGCTGCTGGAGGCGCTGTGTTCACGGGTGTGGCTGTTGCTGCCCAGGGTCCAgggtcttgtatgcagccccGGCTGCTAGTAGAGCCGGTAGGGAGCGccgccactgggggctgggtcacgggttctgctgtggttccagaGGCCTCAGGTCGCAGGCGCCACCCGCCACCGCTGGAGGCTGGGGGAAGAACAGGGGCCAAGCCGAGA GCAATGTCACTGCAATACCAAAATGTAATGTTTGCTAAGGTGGATGTGGACGAGTCTCGG
- the TXNDC8 gene encoding thioredoxin domain-containing protein 8 isoform X2: protein MTCSSAGPSVVVKPFLFGYGFGYLVLSCFWLYLRGCTFHPPQPLPEGRQYPPCAACASEVAGALLLAMVLPSQGSPSGSPRVAWVCVPTLALCRFSTGSGAAAPRPTCAAAAGLSEDAASTAAGGAVFTGVAVAAQGPGSCMQPRLLVEPVGSAATGGWVTGSAVVPEASGRRRHPPPLEAGGRTGAKPRAMSLQYQNVMFAKVDVDESRELAQTYHIKAIPTFQMFKQAQKLRNEDASSF, encoded by the exons ATGACTTGTTCCTCAGCGGGCCCATCTGTGGTAGTGAAGCCTTTCTTATTTGGATATGGCTTTGGCTacttggttctgagctgcttctggttgtatctGAGAggctgcactttccaccctccacagCCTCTGCCAGAGGGTCGTCAGtaccctccttgtgctgcttgtgcctctgaggttgctggtgccttgctgcttgcGATGGTGCTGCCGTCTCAAGGGTCACCGTCGGGGTCACCCAGGGTCGCCTGGGTCTGTGTTCCTACACTGGCTCTCTGCAGGTTCTCCACGGGCTCGGGTGCTGCTGCCCCGCGCCCCACCTGCGCTGCTGCTGCCGGGTTGTCTGAGGACGCTGCCAGCACTGCTGCTGGAGGCGCTGTGTTCACGGGTGTGGCTGTTGCTGCCCAGGGTCCAgggtcttgtatgcagccccGGCTGCTAGTAGAGCCGGTAGGGAGCGccgccactgggggctgggtcacgggttctgctgtggttccagaGGCCTCAGGTCGCAGGCGCCACCCGCCACCGCTGGAGGCTGGGGGAAGAACAGGGGCCAAGCCGAGA GCAATGTCACTGCAATACCAAAATGTAATGTTTGCTAAGGTGGATGTGGACGAGTCTCGG gagTTAGCCCAAACTTATCACATCAAAGCAATACCCACATTTCAGATGTTCAAGCAAGCCCAGAAG cTCAGAAATGAGGATGCTTCCTCCTTTTGA
- the TXNDC8 gene encoding thioredoxin domain-containing protein 8 isoform X4, producing the protein MTCSSAGPSVVVKPFLFGYGFGYLVLSCFWLYLRGCTFHPPQPLPEGRQYPPCAACASEVAGALLLAMVLPSQGSPSGSPRVAWVCVPTLALCRFSTGSGAAAPRPTCAAAAGLSEDAASTAAGGAVFTGVAVAAQGPGSCMQPRLLVEPVGSAATGGWVTGSAVVPEASGRRRHPPPLEAGGRTGAKPRAMSLQYQNVMFAKVDVDESRSCATITTVNFITFSSLQKETLLEFYT; encoded by the exons ATGACTTGTTCCTCAGCGGGCCCATCTGTGGTAGTGAAGCCTTTCTTATTTGGATATGGCTTTGGCTacttggttctgagctgcttctggttgtatctGAGAggctgcactttccaccctccacagCCTCTGCCAGAGGGTCGTCAGtaccctccttgtgctgcttgtgcctctgaggttgctggtgccttgctgcttgcGATGGTGCTGCCGTCTCAAGGGTCACCGTCGGGGTCACCCAGGGTCGCCTGGGTCTGTGTTCCTACACTGGCTCTCTGCAGGTTCTCCACGGGCTCGGGTGCTGCTGCCCCGCGCCCCACCTGCGCTGCTGCTGCCGGGTTGTCTGAGGACGCTGCCAGCACTGCTGCTGGAGGCGCTGTGTTCACGGGTGTGGCTGTTGCTGCCCAGGGTCCAgggtcttgtatgcagccccGGCTGCTAGTAGAGCCGGTAGGGAGCGccgccactgggggctgggtcacgggttctgctgtggttccagaGGCCTCAGGTCGCAGGCGCCACCCGCCACCGCTGGAGGCTGGGGGAAGAACAGGGGCCAAGCCGAGA GCAATGTCACTGCAATACCAAAATGTAATGTTTGCTAAGGTGGATGTGGACGAGTCTCGG agctgtgcaaccatcactacagtcaattttataacattttcatcacttcaaaaagaaacaCTTCTGGAGTTTTATACCTAG
- the TXNDC8 gene encoding thioredoxin domain-containing protein 8 isoform X5, giving the protein MTCSSAGPSVVVKPFLFGYGFGYLVLSCFWLYLRGCTFHPPQPLPEGRQYPPCAACASEVAGALLLAMVLPSQGSPSGSPRVAWVCVPTLALCRFSTGSGAAAPRPTCAAAAGLSEDAASTAAGGAVFTGVAVAAQGPGSCMQPRLLVEPVGSAATGGWVTGSAVVPEASGRRRHPPPLEAGGRTGAKPRAMSLQYQNVMFAKVDVDESRELAQTYHIKAIPTFQMFKQAQKR; this is encoded by the exons ATGACTTGTTCCTCAGCGGGCCCATCTGTGGTAGTGAAGCCTTTCTTATTTGGATATGGCTTTGGCTacttggttctgagctgcttctggttgtatctGAGAggctgcactttccaccctccacagCCTCTGCCAGAGGGTCGTCAGtaccctccttgtgctgcttgtgcctctgaggttgctggtgccttgctgcttgcGATGGTGCTGCCGTCTCAAGGGTCACCGTCGGGGTCACCCAGGGTCGCCTGGGTCTGTGTTCCTACACTGGCTCTCTGCAGGTTCTCCACGGGCTCGGGTGCTGCTGCCCCGCGCCCCACCTGCGCTGCTGCTGCCGGGTTGTCTGAGGACGCTGCCAGCACTGCTGCTGGAGGCGCTGTGTTCACGGGTGTGGCTGTTGCTGCCCAGGGTCCAgggtcttgtatgcagccccGGCTGCTAGTAGAGCCGGTAGGGAGCGccgccactgggggctgggtcacgggttctgctgtggttccagaGGCCTCAGGTCGCAGGCGCCACCCGCCACCGCTGGAGGCTGGGGGAAGAACAGGGGCCAAGCCGAGA GCAATGTCACTGCAATACCAAAATGTAATGTTTGCTAAGGTGGATGTGGACGAGTCTCGG gagTTAGCCCAAACTTATCACATCAAAGCAATACCCACATTTCAGATGTTCAAGCAAGCCCAGAAG
- the TXNDC8 gene encoding thioredoxin domain-containing protein 8 isoform X1 produces MTCSSAGPSVVVKPFLFGYGFGYLVLSCFWLYLRGCTFHPPQPLPEGRQYPPCAACASEVAGALLLAMVLPSQGSPSGSPRVAWVCVPTLALCRFSTGSGAAAPRPTCAAAAGLSEDAASTAAGGAVFTGVAVAAQGPGSCMQPRLLVEPVGSAATGGWVTGSAVVPEASGRRRHPPPLEAGGRTGAKPRAMSLQYQNVMFAKVDVDESRELAQTYHIKAIPTFQMFKQAQKIFEFCGADAKKLEAKIQELM; encoded by the exons ATGACTTGTTCCTCAGCGGGCCCATCTGTGGTAGTGAAGCCTTTCTTATTTGGATATGGCTTTGGCTacttggttctgagctgcttctggttgtatctGAGAggctgcactttccaccctccacagCCTCTGCCAGAGGGTCGTCAGtaccctccttgtgctgcttgtgcctctgaggttgctggtgccttgctgcttgcGATGGTGCTGCCGTCTCAAGGGTCACCGTCGGGGTCACCCAGGGTCGCCTGGGTCTGTGTTCCTACACTGGCTCTCTGCAGGTTCTCCACGGGCTCGGGTGCTGCTGCCCCGCGCCCCACCTGCGCTGCTGCTGCCGGGTTGTCTGAGGACGCTGCCAGCACTGCTGCTGGAGGCGCTGTGTTCACGGGTGTGGCTGTTGCTGCCCAGGGTCCAgggtcttgtatgcagccccGGCTGCTAGTAGAGCCGGTAGGGAGCGccgccactgggggctgggtcacgggttctgctgtggttccagaGGCCTCAGGTCGCAGGCGCCACCCGCCACCGCTGGAGGCTGGGGGAAGAACAGGGGCCAAGCCGAGA GCAATGTCACTGCAATACCAAAATGTAATGTTTGCTAAGGTGGATGTGGACGAGTCTCGG gagTTAGCCCAAACTTATCACATCAAAGCAATACCCACATTTCAGATGTTCAAGCAAGCCCAGAAG ATTTTTGAGTTTTGT
- the TXNDC8 gene encoding thioredoxin domain-containing protein 8 isoform X3: MTCSSAGPSVVVKPFLFGYGFGYLVLSCFWLYLRGCTFHPPQPLPEGRQYPPCAACASEVAGALLLAMVLPSQGSPSGSPRVAWVCVPTLALCRFSTGSGAAAPRPTCAAAAGLSEDAASTAAGGAVFTGVAVAAQGPGSCMQPRLLVEPVGSAATGGWVTGSAVVPEASGRRRHPPPLEAGGRTGAKPRAMSLQYQNVMFAKVDVDESRELAQTYHIKAIPTFQMFKQAQKDCREK, translated from the exons ATGACTTGTTCCTCAGCGGGCCCATCTGTGGTAGTGAAGCCTTTCTTATTTGGATATGGCTTTGGCTacttggttctgagctgcttctggttgtatctGAGAggctgcactttccaccctccacagCCTCTGCCAGAGGGTCGTCAGtaccctccttgtgctgcttgtgcctctgaggttgctggtgccttgctgcttgcGATGGTGCTGCCGTCTCAAGGGTCACCGTCGGGGTCACCCAGGGTCGCCTGGGTCTGTGTTCCTACACTGGCTCTCTGCAGGTTCTCCACGGGCTCGGGTGCTGCTGCCCCGCGCCCCACCTGCGCTGCTGCTGCCGGGTTGTCTGAGGACGCTGCCAGCACTGCTGCTGGAGGCGCTGTGTTCACGGGTGTGGCTGTTGCTGCCCAGGGTCCAgggtcttgtatgcagccccGGCTGCTAGTAGAGCCGGTAGGGAGCGccgccactgggggctgggtcacgggttctgctgtggttccagaGGCCTCAGGTCGCAGGCGCCACCCGCCACCGCTGGAGGCTGGGGGAAGAACAGGGGCCAAGCCGAGA GCAATGTCACTGCAATACCAAAATGTAATGTTTGCTAAGGTGGATGTGGACGAGTCTCGG gagTTAGCCCAAACTTATCACATCAAAGCAATACCCACATTTCAGATGTTCAAGCAAGCCCAGAAG GACTgtcgtgagaaataa